One window from the genome of Drosophila albomicans strain 15112-1751.03 chromosome 2L, ASM965048v2, whole genome shotgun sequence encodes:
- the LOC117563873 gene encoding serine protease persephone-like, producing the protein MAILSRQLSTVSICDIDFFIFTSECTEFSKLNNLCNETGLVADGKPVDPHSIPFIASLQIRKKSDLSWDWICGGSLIDTKFILTAAHCVHEFKKNPTKISVLLGAHNKTEINYSTRFNVKNITIHPKYNHTLNDIAILEMERPADFSTFKIRPACLPTSSREDITEFRAAGFGKTNRGKESSELLQTTLMTRDITKCNFTAFTELNETLHFCAGPNGKTGGNVCRGDSGGPVFSSDPNHKNCLFSVMGIITKGNSCDGEGAFTLHARVSYYREWIEQIVWPNDTSKE; encoded by the exons TTGAGCACTGTGTCAATATGTGATattgatttctttatttttacatCAGAATGTACAGAATTTTCAAAACTGAACAATTTGTGTAATGAGACAGGATTGGTCGCAGATGGCAAACCTGTAGATCCACACTCAATTCCGTTTATCGCTTCACtgcaaataagaaaaaaatcgGACCTTAGTTGGGATTGGATATGCGGTGGGTCGTTGATTGACACAAAGTTTATTTTGACTGCAGCGCATTGTGTACATGAGTTTAAGAAAAACCCAAC AAAGATTTCAGTTCTCTTGGGAGCCCAtaataaaacagaaataaattatagtactcgatttaatgtaaaaaatataacaatacaTCCAAAATACAATCATACATTGAATGATATTGCTATACTGGAAATGGAAAGACCAGCAGATTTTAGCACGTTTAAAATTCGACCAGCTTGCTTGCCCACATCAAGTAGAGAGGATATCACAGAATTTAGAGCTGCTGGTTTTGGCAAGACCAATAGAGGGAAGGAATCAAGTGAATTGTTGCAAACAACTTTAATGACACGCGAtattacaaaatgcaattttacgGCCTTCACGGAATTGAATGAAACTCTTCACTTCTGTGCAGGGCCAAATGGTAAAACTGGCGGAAATGTTTGTCGTGGCGACTCTGGCGGTCCAGTTTTTAGCTCTGATCCTAATCATAAGAATTGCCTTTTTTCGGTCATGGGCATCATTACAAAGGGAAATAGTTGTGACGGTGAAGGTGCTTTTACTCTTCACGCCAGAGTTTCATACTATCGCGAATGGATTGAGCAAATTGTTTGGCCAAATGACACAAgtaaagaataa